From Neobacillus sp. PS2-9, the proteins below share one genomic window:
- a CDS encoding LysM peptidoglycan-binding domain-containing protein, with protein MRINLMVVFILFLNMFINIVPLQAAGKYPSNIYVVKLGDTLPGIATKYETTVEELKVTNGLQSNSLFAGEKLLVPILYEVVAGDTLKDIAIAYNASVDIIKEVNRLSSEQINTGQILKIPPKRLAMQGQYILFTKEEFGEWLFHHQFSRKITLIQEHHTWAPSYKHFYGNNHFNMLKGMETYHVRKKGWKNIAQNITTFPDGKLAVSRPFDMAPEGSIGFKANSTGIAIENVGNFDIGHDVMTKEQKETIVYITALLCLRFGLTPSIDSITYHHWWNYGTQARVLDNSKPFQVKTCPGTGFFGGNTTISAKTYFYPLVIRKMKEISVTHRF; from the coding sequence ATGAGAATAAATTTGATGGTTGTATTTATCTTGTTTTTAAATATGTTTATCAACATAGTTCCTCTTCAAGCAGCTGGAAAATATCCTAGCAATATCTATGTCGTAAAATTAGGTGATACTTTACCAGGAATTGCAACTAAATATGAAACAACAGTTGAAGAGCTAAAAGTAACAAACGGATTGCAATCCAATTCATTATTTGCTGGTGAGAAATTATTGGTTCCAATTTTATATGAAGTTGTAGCAGGGGATACACTTAAGGACATTGCAATTGCCTATAATGCTTCAGTCGATATAATAAAAGAAGTAAATCGACTATCATCAGAACAAATAAATACAGGGCAGATATTAAAAATTCCTCCTAAAAGACTTGCAATGCAAGGACAGTATATTCTTTTTACAAAGGAGGAATTCGGGGAGTGGTTATTCCACCATCAATTTTCCCGGAAAATAACTTTAATCCAAGAACATCACACATGGGCACCTTCCTACAAGCATTTTTATGGCAACAATCATTTTAACATGTTGAAAGGGATGGAAACGTATCATGTGAGAAAAAAGGGTTGGAAGAATATTGCCCAAAATATCACGACGTTTCCTGATGGGAAATTAGCTGTTTCTAGACCGTTTGACATGGCCCCTGAAGGCTCAATTGGTTTTAAGGCCAATTCTACAGGAATTGCGATTGAAAATGTTGGAAACTTTGATATTGGTCATGATGTCATGACAAAGGAACAAAAAGAAACCATCGTTTATATTACAGCTTTGCTTTGTTTAAGATTCGGGTTAACCCCATCCATTGATAGTATCACTTATCATCATTGGTGGAATTACGGGACACAGGCAAGGGTGTTAGATAACAGCAAACCATTTCAGGTTAAAACATGCCCTGGAACTGGTTTTTTTGGCGGAAATACTACGATAAGTGCAAAGACTTATTTTTACCCACTAGTGATACGCAAAATGAAAGAAATTTCTGTTACACACAGATTTTAG
- a CDS encoding RNA polymerase sigma factor: protein MKNSNQEQALIQLITENKENIYRLAFSYVKNKEDALDVVQESIQKAILKIDSLKDQQKLKSWFYRIVVNKSLDFLRKHRRVNVMDDATLE, encoded by the coding sequence ATGAAGAATTCTAATCAGGAACAAGCACTTATTCAATTGATCACAGAAAATAAGGAGAATATTTATCGGTTAGCTTTTAGTTATGTGAAAAATAAAGAGGATGCATTAGATGTCGTTCAGGAATCTATTCAAAAGGCTATCTTAAAAATAGACAGTCTAAAGGATCAACAAAAACTAAAAAGTTGGTTTTATAGGATTGTTGTGAATAAATCCTTAGATTTTTTAAGAAAACATAGAAGAGTCAATGTGATGGATGATGCAACTCTTGAGTAA
- a CDS encoding alpha/beta hydrolase-fold protein has product MEFPKGTIKELTFHSKELGEEILLLVYLPANFSPLYKYSLLIAQDGRDYFQLGRIGRLADEFLYNREIENLIIVGVPYKDVADRRRKYHPNGDQNEQYIRFLAHELVQFLDTEFPTYQMGTTRALIGDSLGATVSLMTAIQYPHTFGKVLLQSPYVNQKVLGLVEDFKDTQLLEIYHVIGTHETEVPTTDGQVKNFLRPNRELSKIISDKPFTYFYEEFNGDHTWTYWQPDLRRALKMFF; this is encoded by the coding sequence ATGGAATTTCCAAAAGGCACGATTAAAGAACTTACCTTTCACAGTAAAGAGCTGGGAGAGGAAATACTACTTCTCGTTTACCTTCCAGCAAACTTCTCACCACTCTATAAATACTCTCTGCTGATTGCCCAGGATGGCCGGGATTATTTTCAACTTGGCAGAATTGGCCGATTAGCAGATGAGTTTCTTTATAACAGAGAAATTGAAAATTTAATTATTGTTGGGGTACCCTATAAAGATGTTGCCGATCGCCGCAGAAAATATCATCCAAATGGTGATCAAAATGAGCAATATATACGCTTCCTAGCACATGAATTAGTGCAATTTCTTGATACGGAGTTTCCAACCTATCAAATGGGTACAACCCGAGCACTTATTGGTGATTCTCTAGGGGCCACCGTCTCTTTAATGACAGCGATTCAATATCCACATACATTTGGAAAGGTGCTTTTGCAATCACCCTATGTGAATCAAAAGGTCTTAGGATTAGTGGAAGATTTTAAAGATACTCAGCTGCTAGAGATTTATCACGTAATCGGAACCCATGAAACGGAAGTACCAACGACAGATGGACAAGTTAAGAACTTTTTACGCCCTAATAGGGAACTATCAAAAATCATTTCAGATAAACCATTTACATACTTTTATGAAGAATTTAATGGTGATCATACGTGGACCTATTGGCAGCCAGATTTAAGACGAGCACTGAAAATGTTCTTCTAA
- a CDS encoding YjcG family protein — protein sequence MKFGVVIFPSKKLQDLVNSYRKRYDPHYSLIPPHLTLKNAFEATEENAKDVANKLLQIAQNTHPFSLKTSKISSFQPVNNVIYFKVDPTEELINLHSEINQTFSDSPLEYAFVPHITIGQKLSNDEHSDVFGSLRMTKINHEETIDRFHLLYQLENGSWTVYETFRLGKE from the coding sequence ATGAAATTTGGAGTTGTCATTTTTCCATCAAAAAAGCTTCAAGATTTAGTGAATTCTTACCGTAAACGTTATGATCCACACTATTCACTTATTCCTCCACACTTAACATTAAAAAATGCCTTTGAAGCAACTGAAGAGAATGCAAAGGATGTAGCAAATAAGTTACTGCAAATCGCTCAAAATACCCATCCATTTTCTTTAAAAACTTCAAAGATCAGCTCTTTTCAACCTGTAAATAACGTGATTTATTTTAAAGTTGATCCGACAGAAGAACTAATAAATCTGCATTCCGAAATCAATCAAACTTTTAGCGACTCACCATTAGAGTATGCCTTTGTCCCACATATTACGATTGGTCAAAAACTCTCTAATGACGAACACTCCGATGTCTTTGGTTCACTCCGAATGACAAAAATTAATCACGAAGAAACCATTGACCGATTCCACCTTCTCTATCAATTAGAAAATGGTTCTTGGACCGTATATGAAACATTTCGTCTTGGAAAGGAATAG
- a CDS encoding GNAT family N-acetyltransferase, with protein sequence MKLKVVENQKELEDAFSIRKTVFVEEQHVPLEEEIDQFEDEAVHFVLYNDGSSIGAGRFRVVDGYGKVERICVLKEARKTGAGNAIMNGIEEHAREQGLHKLKLNAQTQAIPFYARLGYEVVSEEFLDAGIPHKTMMKEM encoded by the coding sequence GTGAAGCTTAAAGTGGTTGAAAATCAAAAAGAACTAGAAGATGCATTTTCAATTCGAAAGACTGTATTTGTTGAAGAACAACACGTTCCTCTTGAAGAGGAAATCGATCAATTCGAAGATGAGGCTGTTCATTTTGTCCTGTATAACGATGGTTCTTCAATAGGTGCAGGTCGATTCCGTGTAGTTGATGGATATGGAAAAGTAGAACGAATTTGTGTATTAAAGGAAGCAAGAAAGACGGGTGCTGGAAATGCCATCATGAATGGTATTGAGGAGCATGCTCGTGAACAAGGGCTTCATAAGTTAAAACTTAATGCCCAAACACAAGCCATCCCCTTTTATGCTCGTCTTGGATATGAAGTTGTCTCTGAAGAATTCCTGGATGCAGGCATTCCTCATAAAACAATGATGAAAGAAATGTAA
- a CDS encoding IS3 family transposase (programmed frameshift) — MSKFTIEEKLEAVIRYHQGSEGVKFIAKSIGVHHTVLLNWIKQYEHHGEDAFKNPYTSYTTEFKLDVLNYIKETGTSIRETAAIFNIATHSTIQKWLKGFESNGIDALKTTQKGRSPMKKETNKPQPVEGSDEALRAENERLRMEIAYLKKLQGLNSRKGKITEQDKAQIIYELRHEFKVIDLVKVAGMARSTYYYWVKQMDRPDKYKEVKELIQEIFDEHQGRYGYRRITLELRKRDLKINHKTVRHLMNEMGIKCLVRMKKYRSYRGNVGKIAPNILERNFKASKPNEKWVTDVTEFHLHGEKLYLSPVLDLYNGEIIAYNIEKRPVYLLVSKMLDKAFERLAEGDAPILHSDQGWHYQMKHYQHALKEHGITQSMSRKGNCLDNAVMENFFGLLKSELLYLKDFESMEHFKVELEKYIYYYNHKRIKVKLEGMSPVQYRTHAQVAA; from the exons ATGTCTAAATTTACTATTGAGGAAAAACTAGAAGCAGTTATTCGATATCACCAGGGATCGGAAGGGGTAAAATTTATAGCTAAATCCATAGGAGTACATCATACTGTCTTACTAAATTGGATAAAACAATATGAACACCACGGTGAAGATGCCTTTAAAAATCCCTATACATCCTACACAACAGAGTTTAAACTAGACGTACTAAATTATATAAAAGAGACAGGGACGTCTATAAGGGAAACTGCTGCAATTTTTAATATTGCAACACATAGCACCATTCAAAAATGGTTAAAAGGTTTCGAATCAAATGGAATAGATGCCCTAAAAACAACACAAAAGGGGCGTTCACCTATGAAAAAGGAAACAAACAAACCTCAACCAGTGGAAGGATCTGACGAAGCACTAAGAGCTGAAAATGAGCGTTTACGTATGGAGATTGCTTACTTAAAAAAGTTACAAG GCCTTAATTCAAGAAAAGGAAAAATTACAGAACAGGACAAAGCGCAAATAATCTATGAATTAAGGCATGAATTTAAAGTAATCGATCTAGTAAAGGTCGCTGGTATGGCGCGTAGTACGTATTACTATTGGGTTAAACAAATGGATCGTCCAGATAAGTATAAGGAGGTCAAAGAATTGATTCAGGAGATCTTTGATGAACATCAAGGACGTTATGGATATCGTCGAATCACATTAGAATTGCGTAAACGGGACTTAAAAATTAATCATAAAACAGTCCGACACTTGATGAATGAAATGGGGATAAAATGTCTTGTACGCATGAAAAAATATCGTTCTTATCGTGGAAATGTAGGGAAAATTGCCCCTAATATTTTGGAGCGCAATTTTAAAGCGTCAAAGCCAAATGAGAAGTGGGTAACAGATGTAACAGAATTCCATTTACACGGAGAAAAGCTATATTTATCCCCCGTTTTAGATTTATACAACGGAGAAATCATCGCTTATAACATAGAAAAACGTCCTGTTTATCTACTTGTTTCAAAAATGTTGGACAAAGCTTTTGAGCGTTTAGCAGAGGGAGACGCCCCCATTCTCCATTCTGACCAAGGTTGGCACTATCAAATGAAGCATTACCAACATGCATTAAAAGAACATGGTATTACTCAAAGTATGTCACGTAAGGGGAATTGTTTAGATAATGCGGTCATGGAGAATTTCTTTGGCCTATTAAAGTCTGAACTACTCTATTTAAAAGATTTTGAAAGTATGGAGCATTTTAAAGTAGAATTAGAGAAATATATTTATTACTATAATCACAAACGAATTAAGGTAAAACTAGAGGGCATGAGTCCAGTCCAATACCGAACTCATGCCCAAGTAGCTGCCTAA